The following proteins are encoded in a genomic region of Dialister hominis:
- a CDS encoding plasmid pRiA4b ORF-3 family protein, whose protein sequence is MAELYSFHVAVKEMEDKIWRDIDISAKSTLAQLAYTIMVVFNTGRDHMFCLYYKGKRYELRFDPDGPKASRPNRVHLEKMKLAPGDELTMIYDYGCNWEFQITFKGTRPMEPGKGNHYPHVTAGAGRGIIKDMFPGELLERIEKEDQTGEPQLPSMFNKEHLLSYKYFDLKDINYGLTVDVRWLKDEYEHATNRRR, encoded by the coding sequence ATGGCAGAACTTTATTCTTTCCACGTGGCTGTGAAGGAGATGGAGGATAAGATTTGGCGGGATATCGATATTTCTGCCAAGTCTACTCTGGCCCAGCTGGCGTACACGATCATGGTGGTCTTTAACACGGGGCGTGATCACATGTTCTGTTTGTACTATAAGGGTAAACGGTATGAGCTTCGCTTCGATCCCGATGGACCTAAGGCAAGCCGGCCTAACCGGGTGCATCTGGAGAAAATGAAGCTTGCGCCCGGGGACGAGCTGACCATGATCTATGATTACGGCTGCAATTGGGAATTCCAGATTACCTTCAAGGGGACGCGGCCCATGGAGCCGGGCAAAGGAAACCATTATCCTCATGTGACCGCCGGCGCCGGGCGTGGTATCATAAAGGACATGTTCCCGGGCGAGTTACTGGAACGTATCGAAAAGGAAGACCAAACAGGCGAACCGCAACTTCCAAGCATGTTTAACAAAGAACACCTACTGTCCTATAAATATTTTGATTTGAAGGATATAAATTATGGCTTGACCGTGGACGTACGGTGGTTGAAAGATGAATACGAGCACGCCACAAACCGCCGCAGGTAA
- a CDS encoding dioxygenase family protein yields the protein MMKLPVIFAGHGSPMIALEDNELTKEFQKIGERVVSEFEKPKAILSFSAHWFTRGTYVQSDPEPRQVYDMYGFPKELYEVQYHPKGCQELTDDILALLPDISINDDWGIEGPQNAYDIGKALAPLREKGYLLLGSGNIVHNLRRLEWDNPNGSPQADRFDAFITGLVKKRDNEKIIHYEDNPDAAYAAPTADHFLPLLYTLGAAQGEKPEIFNNVRNTGSLSMTGYLFGFGEK from the coding sequence ATGATGAAACTTCCTGTTATTTTTGCCGGACACGGAAGCCCGATGATTGCGCTCGAGGATAACGAGCTGACAAAGGAATTCCAGAAAATCGGAGAGAGGGTCGTTTCCGAATTTGAGAAGCCAAAGGCCATCCTTTCCTTCTCCGCCCACTGGTTCACCCGCGGGACGTACGTCCAGAGCGATCCCGAACCGCGCCAGGTCTATGATATGTACGGATTCCCGAAGGAACTCTACGAAGTCCAGTACCATCCCAAAGGCTGCCAGGAACTCACCGACGACATCCTCGCCCTGCTGCCGGACATCTCCATCAACGACGACTGGGGCATCGAAGGGCCGCAGAACGCCTACGACATAGGAAAAGCCCTCGCGCCCCTGAGAGAAAAAGGATACCTGCTCCTTGGCAGCGGCAACATCGTCCATAACCTCAGAAGACTAGAATGGGACAACCCCAACGGCTCCCCGCAGGCCGACCGCTTCGACGCCTTCATCACGGGGCTCGTCAAAAAGAGAGACAACGAAAAAATCATCCACTACGAAGACAACCCCGACGCCGCCTACGCCGCCCCGACAGCCGACCACTTCCTCCCCTTACTTTATACACTAGGCGCCGCCCAGGGAGAAAAACCCGAGATCTTCAACAACGTAAGAAACACCGGATCCCTCTCCATGACAGGATATTTATTTGGATTTGGGGAGAAGTGA